A single Desulfobaculum xiamenense DNA region contains:
- a CDS encoding sigma-54-dependent transcriptional regulator, translating to MLNDQNIFGRILVVDDDPEVRGTMESLLRRMLLHCECAATLGEGLRAMREGSFDVVFLDVRLPDGNGLEALAEIKAIPDAPEVIILTGQGDPDGAELAIQGGVWDYLVKPTPIKQTMLSVQRALKYHEEKKAEAPVVALNLDRVIGHAPGMHAVFDLIAQAARSVSSTLITGETGTGKELTARTIHENGPRKDGRFVVVDCASLTETLVESTLFGHRKGAFTGADKDRTGLVRMADGGTLFLDEVGEMPMSLQKSFLRVLQEKRFRPVGDTREEQSDFRLIAATNKDLEAMVREGRFREDLLFRLKTITIELPPLRSRPEDIRPLAMYHVTNLCEEYCLPVKGFGSDFFEVLGAYSWPGNVRELFNVLERAFVASGQEKTLYAMHLPHDIRIKVAKASLGGKGGPCRETPRPGLEATHVPAVDAKSGSPFAGLDALFVGPLPNLRDFKTIMEKRYLEYLMERYDGDLASILKVSGLSRSHYYALLKKTGIASRQG from the coding sequence ATGCTCAATGATCAGAACATATTCGGCAGGATTCTCGTGGTGGACGACGATCCCGAGGTCCGTGGCACCATGGAGAGCCTGCTGCGGCGGATGCTGTTGCACTGCGAGTGTGCGGCCACGCTGGGTGAGGGACTGCGCGCCATGCGCGAGGGCAGTTTCGACGTGGTCTTTCTCGATGTTCGCCTGCCGGACGGCAACGGACTGGAGGCGCTGGCCGAGATCAAGGCCATCCCCGACGCGCCCGAGGTCATCATCCTCACCGGGCAGGGCGATCCCGACGGCGCTGAATTGGCCATTCAGGGTGGCGTGTGGGACTACCTCGTCAAGCCCACGCCCATCAAGCAGACCATGCTCAGCGTGCAGCGCGCGCTCAAGTATCATGAGGAGAAGAAGGCCGAGGCCCCGGTGGTGGCCCTGAATCTCGACAGGGTCATCGGCCATGCGCCGGGCATGCACGCCGTGTTCGACCTCATCGCGCAGGCGGCGCGGTCCGTGTCGTCCACGCTCATCACCGGCGAGACGGGCACCGGCAAGGAACTCACCGCGCGCACCATCCACGAGAACGGTCCGCGCAAGGACGGGCGCTTTGTGGTGGTGGACTGCGCCTCGCTCACTGAGACGCTTGTTGAGAGCACACTGTTCGGCCACCGCAAGGGCGCGTTCACCGGCGCGGACAAGGACCGTACCGGACTGGTCCGGATGGCCGACGGCGGCACGCTGTTCCTCGACGAGGTGGGCGAGATGCCCATGTCGCTCCAGAAGTCCTTCCTGCGCGTGTTGCAGGAAAAGCGCTTTCGGCCCGTGGGCGACACGCGCGAGGAGCAGAGTGATTTTCGGCTCATCGCCGCCACCAACAAGGATCTGGAGGCCATGGTCCGCGAGGGGCGCTTCCGCGAGGATCTGCTCTTCCGGCTCAAGACCATTACCATCGAGTTGCCGCCCCTGCGCAGCCGTCCGGAGGACATCCGGCCGCTGGCCATGTACCACGTGACGAACCTCTGCGAGGAGTACTGCCTGCCGGTGAAGGGGTTCGGCTCGGACTTCTTCGAGGTGCTCGGGGCCTATTCGTGGCCGGGCAACGTGCGCGAGCTGTTCAACGTGCTGGAGCGCGCCTTCGTGGCCTCCGGGCAGGAGAAGACGCTCTATGCCATGCACCTGCCGCACGACATCCGCATCAAGGTGGCCAAGGCCAGCCTCGGCGGGAAGGGCGGTCCCTGCCGCGAGACGCCCCGTCCCGGACTGGAGGCGACGCACGTTCCCGCCGTGGACGCGAAGAGCGGCTCGCCGTTCGCCGGGCTGGATGCGCTGTTCGTCGGGCCGCTGCCCAACCTTCGCGACTTCAAGACCATCATGGAGAAGCGCTACCTCGAATACCTGATGGAGCGCTACGATGGCGACCTCGCCAGCATCCTCAAGGTGTCCGGATTGTCGCGCTCCCATTACTACGCGCTGCTCAAGAAGACGGGCATCGCCTCGCGGCAGGGATGA